In the genome of Streptomyces sp. NBC_00190, one region contains:
- a CDS encoding ATP-dependent DNA ligase, producing MLVALAAAVRTLPRGAGLAYEPKFDGHRLVVVRSEADVALQARSGRMVTSAFPDLAAAARQLPAGTVLDGEVVVWHAGRTDFALVQRRAAATPARAAVLAQSLPASYAAFDVLELAGLDLRGRTYERRRALLVDLLLPLGPPLQPVPMTTDPELAATWYETLPASGVEGLVIKRLDQTYPAGRRGWQKLRHTDVRDAAVVGYTGTPRRPLALVLVLPVGDETPTVSSPLTAALRAEVAAAVADRAQAAQAGATVTAIGLGEVPYRPLDPPLAAEVRHASARHPPPEVLRLRTDL from the coding sequence ATCCTGGTCGCGCTGGCCGCCGCCGTACGGACCCTGCCGCGCGGGGCGGGCCTGGCGTACGAGCCGAAGTTCGACGGCCACCGCCTGGTCGTCGTGCGCTCCGAGGCGGACGTGGCGCTGCAGGCGCGCTCCGGCCGGATGGTGACGAGCGCCTTCCCCGATCTGGCCGCGGCCGCACGCCAGTTGCCCGCCGGAACGGTCCTGGACGGCGAGGTGGTGGTCTGGCACGCGGGCCGGACGGACTTCGCGCTGGTGCAGCGGCGGGCGGCGGCCACGCCCGCGCGGGCCGCCGTACTGGCCCAGAGCCTGCCGGCCTCGTACGCCGCCTTCGACGTACTGGAACTGGCCGGGCTCGACCTGCGCGGGCGTACGTACGAGCGCCGCCGTGCGCTCCTGGTCGACCTGCTGCTGCCGCTCGGGCCGCCGCTGCAGCCGGTGCCCATGACGACCGACCCGGAACTGGCCGCCACCTGGTACGAGACCCTGCCCGCCAGCGGTGTCGAGGGCCTGGTCATCAAGCGGCTCGACCAGACCTACCCGGCCGGGCGGCGCGGCTGGCAGAAGCTCCGGCACACGGACGTCCGCGACGCCGCGGTGGTCGGCTACACCGGCACCCCGCGCCGCCCGCTCGCCCTGGTGCTCGTGCTGCCGGTCGGGGACGAGACCCCGACGGTGTCGAGCCCGCTGACGGCGGCCCTGCGGGCGGAGGTGGCGGCGGCCGTCGCCGACCGCGCGCAGGCCGCGCAGGCCGGGGCGACCGTCACCGCGATCGGGCTCGGCGAGGTCCCCTACCGCCCGCTGGACCCGCCGCTGGCGGCGGAGGTCCGCCACGCCTCGGCCCGGCATCCGCCGCCGGAGGTGCTGCGGCTGCGGACAGACCTCTGA
- the ligD gene encoding non-homologous end-joining DNA ligase — MTPITLVEGRRITLSNLDKVLYPETGFTKGEVLHYYATVAGSLLAHIHDRPVSFLRYPDGPDGQLFFTKNPPPGAPAWVKTTPVPRSEDLSAEQVVVADMATLMWSANLVVEFHTPQWPAGAPAVADRMVLDLDPGAPASVVECCAAALWLRDRLAADGLHAYAKTSGSKGMHLAVPLEPTPSGQVSAYAKLLAQEAERELPDLIVHRMAKALRPGKVFVDHSQNAAAKTTAAPYTLRARARPTVSAPVSWEEVAACRTPADLVFLADDIGPRLERDGDIFGPMLNPALAGRLPGVRGAGP, encoded by the coding sequence ATGACGCCGATCACATTGGTGGAGGGCCGTCGCATCACGCTCAGCAACCTCGACAAGGTCCTGTATCCGGAGACCGGCTTCACCAAGGGCGAGGTGCTCCACTACTACGCCACCGTGGCGGGCTCCCTCCTCGCCCACATCCACGACCGGCCGGTGTCCTTCCTGCGCTATCCCGACGGTCCGGACGGCCAGCTCTTCTTCACCAAGAACCCGCCGCCCGGCGCACCCGCCTGGGTGAAGACCACCCCCGTCCCCCGTTCCGAGGACCTCTCCGCCGAACAGGTGGTCGTCGCGGACATGGCCACCCTGATGTGGTCCGCCAACCTCGTCGTGGAGTTCCACACCCCCCAGTGGCCCGCCGGCGCCCCCGCGGTCGCCGACCGGATGGTCCTCGACCTCGACCCCGGCGCGCCCGCCTCCGTCGTCGAGTGCTGCGCCGCCGCGCTCTGGCTGCGCGACCGGCTCGCCGCCGACGGCCTGCACGCCTACGCCAAGACCTCCGGCTCCAAGGGCATGCACCTGGCCGTGCCCCTGGAGCCGACCCCGTCCGGGCAGGTGTCGGCGTACGCGAAGCTCCTCGCCCAGGAGGCCGAGCGCGAGCTCCCCGACCTGATCGTCCACCGCATGGCCAAGGCCCTGCGCCCCGGCAAGGTCTTCGTCGACCACAGCCAGAACGCCGCCGCCAAGACCACCGCCGCCCCCTACACGCTGCGCGCGCGGGCCCGCCCGACCGTGTCCGCGCCGGTGTCCTGGGAGGAGGTGGCGGCCTGCCGGACCCCCGCCGACCTGGTCTTCCTCGCCGACGACATCGGTCCGCGGCTGGAGCGCGACGGGGACATCTTCGGCCCGATGCTCAACCCCGCCCTGGCCGGCCGGCTGCCCGGAGTGCGGGGAGCCGGGCCGTGA
- a CDS encoding nuclease-related domain-containing protein: MRGLKVLPSGRPGRGRLYVNLPDGQAVAWYDRQANRISVLADDHREAILAVLRPYLSGTVSIGPPPVPTAADLAGLALPPDADLAPNRPGEALLGELEHGPAGSRTRHRLRQDLAAQQRTGDVCDALEAQGWRILHCVPLPGTGRIDHLLIGPAGIFCVRSVPGRRQRAVVGDLLLTVGRAEPRPDPRWARRAAARATLALTAQVTPALAVADASRVEVAPTVRDIRVLQPPTAAADLTGSEVALKPPDIEALFTLARDARTWLGGSGRGISGFGG, translated from the coding sequence ATGAGGGGACTCAAGGTACTGCCGAGCGGCCGGCCCGGCCGCGGCCGGCTGTATGTCAACCTGCCCGACGGGCAGGCGGTGGCCTGGTACGACCGGCAGGCGAACCGGATCAGCGTGCTCGCGGACGACCATCGGGAGGCGATCCTGGCGGTGTTACGGCCCTATCTCAGCGGCACGGTCTCGATCGGGCCGCCCCCCGTACCCACGGCCGCCGACCTGGCCGGCCTCGCCCTCCCGCCGGACGCGGACCTGGCTCCCAACCGCCCCGGCGAGGCCCTGCTGGGGGAGCTGGAACACGGCCCGGCGGGCAGCCGGACCCGGCACCGGCTGCGCCAGGACCTGGCCGCCCAGCAGCGGACGGGCGACGTCTGCGACGCCCTGGAGGCGCAGGGCTGGCGGATCCTGCACTGCGTCCCGCTCCCGGGAACGGGCCGCATCGACCACCTGCTCATCGGCCCGGCCGGGATCTTCTGCGTCCGTTCGGTCCCGGGCCGCCGCCAGCGCGCGGTGGTCGGAGACCTGCTGCTCACGGTCGGCCGCGCGGAACCCCGCCCGGACCCGCGCTGGGCCCGCCGCGCGGCGGCCCGCGCCACCCTCGCCCTGACGGCCCAGGTCACCCCCGCCCTGGCGGTGGCCGACGCCTCCCGCGTCGAGGTGGCCCCCACCGTCCGCGACATCCGGGTCCTGCAGCCCCCGACGGCCGCCGCGGACCTCACCGGATCCGAGGTCGCCCTCAAACCCCCGGACATCGAGGCCCTGTTCACGCTCGCCCGCGACGCGAGAACGTGGCTGGGCGGGTCCGGCCGCGGCATCAGCGGCTTCGGCGGCTGA
- a CDS encoding DUF6479 family protein codes for MDMTLSVDETLTHIAWFLIVGLAIVGFLLAGFKLGQRVRAKEPPPPTPESQPHLPNGGAVYEVREERDPVEIPEGGLRPHEMQGYGNFGSTTSGHPDEVRAERESGYKPVEGPGPHPQPGAPPNAGRGAHS; via the coding sequence ATGGACATGACCCTGAGCGTGGACGAGACGCTGACCCACATCGCATGGTTCCTGATCGTCGGGCTAGCGATCGTCGGCTTCCTTCTCGCCGGCTTCAAGCTGGGCCAGCGGGTCCGGGCGAAGGAGCCCCCGCCGCCCACTCCCGAGAGCCAGCCCCACCTGCCCAACGGCGGAGCCGTGTACGAGGTCCGCGAGGAGCGGGACCCGGTGGAGATCCCCGAGGGCGGCCTGAGACCGCACGAGATGCAGGGCTACGGGAACTTCGGCTCCACGACCTCCGGTCATCCTGACGAAGTCCGGGCGGAACGCGAGTCCGGCTACAAGCCCGTGGAAGGCCCTGGTCCGCACCCACAGCCCGGGGCTCCCCCGAACGCGGGTCGCGGCGCCCACAGCTGA
- a CDS encoding XdhC family protein: protein MRELVETARQWLAEGRAGYLARPVTEQGFGPRDPAGALLVDARGECVGALYRGVFDAELAAEAGAMAAGTTARVCEVSVRAAEAAEAKLTCGGQAEVLLQPLTAIPAEWWELLGEGAGVALVTRLNEAADRAVSEVVRATDTPRDDAGRRAGELLGTRRPGRDALYGETGLVLVEAYPSAPYVVIGGGGELAGIIERQAALLGWDTRLVDSAADAAKVLADHRDAACLVMLSHEPDFDVPTLRKALELRIPYVGALGSRRTTTRRREGLVAAGVSEARLALVHGPIGLDLGAKTPPETALAICAEILGVLSGRATPALRDSESPLRG from the coding sequence ATGCGTGAGCTGGTGGAGACGGCGCGGCAGTGGCTGGCCGAGGGGCGGGCGGGGTATCTGGCCCGGCCCGTGACCGAGCAGGGGTTCGGACCGCGGGATCCGGCCGGGGCGCTGCTCGTGGATGCGCGCGGGGAGTGCGTCGGGGCCCTGTACCGGGGCGTCTTCGACGCCGAGCTCGCCGCCGAGGCAGGGGCCATGGCGGCCGGGACCACCGCGCGGGTGTGCGAGGTGTCAGTGCGCGCGGCGGAGGCCGCGGAGGCGAAGCTGACCTGCGGCGGGCAGGCCGAGGTGCTGCTGCAGCCGCTGACGGCGATCCCGGCCGAGTGGTGGGAGCTGCTCGGCGAGGGGGCCGGGGTGGCGCTGGTGACCCGGTTGAACGAGGCGGCCGACAGGGCCGTCAGTGAGGTCGTACGGGCCACGGACACCCCGCGCGACGATGCCGGACGGCGGGCCGGGGAGCTGCTGGGCACCCGGCGGCCCGGGCGGGACGCGCTGTACGGGGAGACCGGGCTGGTGCTCGTCGAGGCGTACCCGTCGGCCCCGTACGTGGTCATCGGCGGCGGCGGCGAGCTCGCCGGGATCATCGAGCGGCAGGCCGCCCTGCTGGGCTGGGACACGCGGCTGGTGGACTCCGCGGCGGACGCCGCGAAGGTGCTCGCGGACCACCGGGACGCCGCCTGCCTGGTCATGCTCAGCCATGAGCCGGACTTCGACGTCCCGACGCTGCGCAAGGCGCTGGAGCTGCGGATCCCCTACGTCGGGGCGCTGGGGTCGCGGCGGACCACGACGCGGCGCCGGGAAGGACTGGTCGCCGCCGGGGTGAGCGAGGCCCGCCTGGCCCTGGTGCACGGGCCGATCGGGCTGGACCTGGGGGCGAAGACGCCCCCCGAGACGGCCCTGGCCATCTGCGCGGAGATCCTCGGGGTGCTGAGCGGCCGGGCGACCCCGGCGCTGCGTGACTCCGAGAGCCCGCTGAGGGGATGA
- a CDS encoding plasmid stabilization protein: protein MPRGSSPKRERQYEHIKESAEQRGESEEKAKEIAARTVNKERARAGESKTASKESLEDMSSSRRGGLRSHSGAQGPTYDQLYAEARRRGVHGRSDMNKAQLKRALGD from the coding sequence ATGCCCCGCGGATCTTCCCCCAAGCGCGAACGCCAGTACGAACACATCAAGGAGAGCGCCGAGCAGCGCGGCGAGTCCGAGGAGAAGGCCAAGGAGATCGCCGCCCGGACGGTCAACAAGGAACGCGCCCGGGCCGGCGAATCCAAGACCGCGAGCAAGGAGTCCCTGGAGGACATGTCCTCGTCCCGGCGCGGCGGCCTGCGCTCCCACTCCGGCGCGCAGGGCCCCACGTACGACCAGCTCTACGCGGAGGCCCGGCGCCGAGGCGTCCACGGGCGGTCGGACATGAACAAGGCGCAGCTGAAGCGCGCCCTGGGCGACTGA
- a CDS encoding AurF N-oxygenase family protein, producing the protein MTTVTDRTALRDALGLLKDREQIAERLLESSARHSFDPDKELDWDAPMVEGKYYWPPELLSLYDTPLWKKMGEEQRIDLSRHEAAALGSLGIWFEIILMQLLVRHIYDKSLTSSHVRYALTEIADECRHSMMFARMIEKAGAPAYPVSRVNHNLARILKTVSTTPGSFACTLLGEEILDWMQRLTFPDERVQPLVRGVTRIHVIEEARHVRYAREELRRQMLTAPRWEQELTRISCGEAARVFSLAFVNPAVYENIGLDRREAVAQVKASGHRREVMQTGAKRLTDFLEDIGILRGPGRRLWKSSGLLA; encoded by the coding sequence ATGACGACCGTGACCGACCGAACCGCGCTGAGGGACGCACTCGGCCTGCTCAAGGACCGCGAGCAGATCGCCGAACGGCTGCTCGAATCCTCCGCCAGGCACTCCTTCGACCCGGACAAGGAACTCGACTGGGACGCCCCGATGGTCGAGGGCAAGTACTACTGGCCGCCGGAGCTGCTGTCCCTCTACGACACCCCGCTCTGGAAGAAGATGGGCGAGGAGCAGCGCATCGACCTCTCCCGCCACGAGGCGGCGGCGCTCGGCTCGCTCGGCATCTGGTTCGAGATCATCCTCATGCAGCTCCTCGTCCGCCACATCTACGACAAGTCCCTGACCAGCAGCCACGTGCGCTACGCGCTCACCGAGATCGCCGACGAGTGCCGCCACTCGATGATGTTCGCCCGCATGATCGAGAAGGCCGGCGCTCCGGCGTACCCCGTCTCCCGCGTCAACCACAACCTCGCCCGCATCCTCAAGACGGTCTCCACCACCCCCGGCTCCTTCGCCTGCACCCTCCTCGGCGAGGAGATCCTCGACTGGATGCAGCGCCTGACCTTCCCGGACGAGCGCGTCCAGCCCCTCGTCCGCGGCGTGACCCGCATCCACGTCATCGAGGAGGCCCGGCACGTCCGGTACGCCCGCGAGGAACTGCGCCGCCAGATGCTGACGGCCCCGCGCTGGGAACAGGAACTCACCCGGATCAGCTGCGGCGAGGCGGCCCGCGTCTTCTCCCTCGCCTTCGTCAACCCGGCCGTCTACGAGAACATCGGCCTGGACCGCCGCGAAGCCGTCGCCCAGGTCAAGGCGAGCGGCCACCGCCGCGAGGTCATGCAGACCGGCGCCAAGCGGCTCACCGATTTCCTGGAAGACATCGGCATCCTGCGCGGACCCGGCCGCCGGCTGTGGAAGAGCTCGGGCCTCCTGGCGTAG
- a CDS encoding TetR/AcrR family transcriptional regulator, whose protein sequence is MTVRAYRRLSVEERRAQLLDAALSLFAHRAPEDVSLDDVAEAAGVSRPLVYRYFPGGKQQLYEAALRSAADVLELCFAEPQEGPLTQRLTRALDRYLAFVDEHDAGFSALLQGGSVVETSRTTATVDGIRRAAAEQILFHLSVPAPGPRLRMMVRTWITAVEAASLIWIDEGKQPEVESLRDWLVDQFVALLTATAATDPETAAAARAALALESADGPVGVLARRVIPVVSEAAHLL, encoded by the coding sequence ATGACCGTACGCGCCTACCGCAGACTGAGCGTCGAGGAGCGGCGAGCCCAACTCCTCGACGCCGCCCTGTCGTTGTTCGCGCACCGGGCGCCGGAGGACGTCTCGCTCGACGACGTCGCCGAGGCCGCCGGGGTCTCGCGCCCCCTCGTCTACCGGTACTTCCCGGGCGGCAAGCAGCAGCTCTACGAGGCCGCCCTGCGCTCTGCGGCGGACGTCCTCGAACTGTGCTTCGCCGAACCCCAGGAAGGCCCCCTGACCCAGCGGCTCACCCGGGCCCTCGACCGGTACCTGGCCTTCGTCGACGAACACGACGCCGGCTTCTCGGCCCTCCTCCAGGGCGGCAGCGTCGTGGAGACCTCGCGCACCACCGCGACGGTCGACGGCATCCGGCGCGCGGCGGCCGAACAGATCCTCTTCCACCTGTCCGTGCCCGCCCCCGGGCCGCGCCTGCGCATGATGGTCCGCACGTGGATCACGGCCGTCGAGGCCGCCTCCCTCATCTGGATCGACGAGGGCAAGCAGCCGGAGGTCGAGTCCCTGCGGGACTGGCTGGTGGACCAGTTCGTCGCGCTGCTGACCGCCACGGCGGCCACGGACCCGGAGACGGCCGCCGCGGCCCGCGCCGCCCTGGCCCTGGAATCGGCGGACGGCCCGGTCGGCGTCCTGGCCCGCCGCGTCATCCCGGTGGTCTCCGAGGCCGCCCACCTGCTGTGA
- the ku gene encoding non-homologous end joining protein Ku — translation MRSIWNGAISFGLVSIPIKLVNATESHSISFRQIHLADGGRIRYRKVCELDGEEVPGTEIGKGYEEADGSLIPITDEDLGQLPIATARTIEIMSFVPAEEIDPLQMDAAYYLAANGATAAKPYTLLREALKRSRKVAIAKYALRGRERLGMLRVVDDVIAMHGLLWPDEIRAPEGVAPEADVSVREAELDLADALMATLGEVEMSSLHDDYRDAVEAMIAAKAGGAFEPAEAVVEPAGGKVIDLMAALEKSVKEAKASRGETSAAEAGVEADVTPIRRRAAAAAPKSVGGKKSTAASAKKTASGATKRTAAAAKSTKTTKSAAKTAKAAKTAKTAATKSTSAAAKKTAAATKKAAPRKRTSA, via the coding sequence GTGCGATCCATTTGGAACGGGGCGATCTCCTTCGGCCTGGTCAGCATTCCGATCAAGCTCGTGAACGCCACCGAGAGCCACTCGATCTCCTTCCGCCAGATCCATCTCGCCGACGGCGGGCGGATCCGCTACCGCAAGGTGTGCGAGCTGGACGGCGAGGAGGTGCCGGGCACCGAGATCGGCAAGGGGTACGAGGAGGCCGACGGGTCGCTCATCCCGATCACCGATGAGGACCTGGGGCAGCTGCCGATCGCGACGGCCAGGACGATCGAGATCATGTCGTTCGTGCCGGCGGAGGAGATCGATCCCCTCCAGATGGACGCGGCGTACTATCTCGCGGCGAACGGGGCGACGGCGGCGAAGCCTTACACGCTGCTGCGGGAGGCGCTGAAGCGGAGCCGGAAGGTCGCGATCGCCAAGTACGCGCTGCGGGGGCGGGAGCGGCTGGGCATGCTGCGGGTCGTCGACGACGTGATCGCGATGCACGGGCTGCTGTGGCCGGACGAGATCCGGGCGCCGGAGGGGGTGGCGCCGGAGGCGGACGTGTCCGTACGGGAGGCCGAACTCGACCTGGCGGACGCGCTGATGGCGACGCTCGGCGAGGTGGAGATGTCCTCGCTGCACGACGACTACCGGGATGCAGTGGAGGCGATGATCGCGGCGAAGGCGGGTGGCGCGTTCGAGCCGGCCGAGGCCGTCGTGGAGCCGGCCGGGGGCAAGGTGATCGACCTGATGGCGGCGCTGGAGAAGAGCGTGAAGGAGGCCAAGGCCTCGCGGGGCGAGACCTCCGCGGCGGAGGCCGGGGTGGAGGCCGACGTGACGCCGATCCGGCGCAGGGCGGCCGCCGCCGCGCCGAAGTCGGTGGGCGGGAAGAAGTCGACGGCGGCTTCGGCGAAGAAGACGGCCTCCGGCGCGACGAAGAGGACCGCGGCCGCCGCCAAGTCCACGAAGACGACGAAGTCGGCGGCCAAGACTGCCAAGGCGGCCAAGACGGCCAAGACGGCGGCGACCAAGTCCACTTCGGCGGCCGCGAAGAAGACGGCCGCCGCCACGAAGAAGGCGGCGCCCCGGAAGCGCACCTCCGCCTGA
- a CDS encoding HAMP domain-containing sensor histidine kinase — protein MRPWLPAWTATLTWKAACFIVVMCCSLAAALGALVHVEVTRQTVAAAREKALAKLDDASQAYEDGEALPPESGLDPAGLPPRLRALAVSGYRGTVLADHRGRPTMWAAAPADGRALATVVDYEQSARTINGLDNAIIGSSVLAIGGTLLVGAFAVTRVTRRLHQTATVARRITQGDLDARVGDPRTKDPSRHQDEVATVAGALDTMAATLQEKLEGERRFTADVAHELRTPLTGLQAASELLPEGRPTELVRERVRTMRQLTEDLLEISRLDSGSEAVETDLHQLGRLAGRVVRASGTRTEVVVVRDAHVETDRRRLERVLGNLVANAHKHGREPVVLTVNGPVVTVRDHGDGFPDYLLAHGPQRFRTGERSKGHGLGLTIAAGQAEAIGARLEFRRAEGGGALAVLSLPGS, from the coding sequence GTGAGGCCCTGGCTGCCCGCCTGGACGGCGACGCTGACCTGGAAGGCGGCGTGCTTCATCGTGGTGATGTGCTGCTCGCTGGCGGCCGCGCTGGGGGCGCTCGTGCACGTCGAGGTGACCCGCCAGACCGTGGCCGCGGCGCGCGAGAAGGCGCTCGCCAAGCTGGACGACGCCTCGCAGGCGTACGAGGACGGCGAGGCGCTGCCGCCGGAGTCGGGGCTGGATCCCGCGGGGCTGCCGCCGCGGTTGCGTGCGCTGGCCGTCAGCGGGTACCGCGGGACGGTCCTGGCCGACCACCGGGGCCGCCCGACGATGTGGGCGGCGGCGCCGGCGGACGGGCGGGCGCTGGCCACCGTCGTCGACTACGAGCAGAGCGCGCGCACCATCAACGGGCTGGACAACGCGATCATCGGGTCGTCGGTCCTGGCGATCGGCGGGACGCTGCTGGTCGGCGCGTTCGCGGTGACGCGGGTGACGCGGCGGCTGCACCAGACGGCGACGGTGGCCCGGCGGATCACGCAGGGCGACCTGGACGCGCGGGTGGGCGATCCCCGGACGAAGGACCCTTCACGGCACCAGGACGAGGTGGCGACGGTGGCCGGGGCGCTGGACACGATGGCGGCGACCCTGCAGGAGAAGCTGGAGGGCGAGCGGCGGTTCACGGCGGACGTGGCACATGAGCTGCGCACGCCGCTGACCGGGTTGCAGGCGGCGTCGGAGCTGTTGCCGGAGGGGCGGCCGACGGAGCTGGTGCGGGAGCGGGTGCGGACGATGCGGCAGCTGACGGAGGACCTGCTGGAGATCTCGCGGCTGGACTCGGGCAGCGAGGCGGTGGAGACCGATCTGCACCAGCTGGGGCGGCTGGCGGGGCGGGTGGTGCGGGCCTCGGGGACGCGGACGGAGGTCGTGGTCGTCCGGGACGCGCACGTGGAGACGGACCGGCGGAGGCTGGAGCGGGTGCTCGGGAACCTGGTGGCCAATGCGCACAAGCACGGGCGGGAGCCGGTGGTCCTGACGGTGAACGGGCCGGTGGTGACCGTACGGGACCACGGGGACGGGTTCCCCGACTACCTGCTGGCGCACGGTCCGCAGCGGTTCCGCACCGGGGAGAGGTCGAAGGGGCACGGGCTGGGCCTGACGATCGCCGCCGGGCAGGCGGAGGCGATCGGGGCACGGCTGGAGTTCCGGCGGGCGGAGGGCGGCGGGGCGCTGGCGGTGCTGTCGCTTCCGGGCTCGTAG
- a CDS encoding DUF6745 domain-containing protein, which translates to MSAREFAYEYADGYERVREACALRDEWLAYGLSTRPAERADAEDAVGEIYRLLGEAPPRFEWVASPAAALDAVRDEPGFRGGPLRYTDRPQTARASPLPDRLARMESALRHRLGEAVAEPWTPPWSHRGPLPPGTAAEEALAAGLPVQRVLRTAVGDALKASVADAVRAAVRHSVGTVPGLMTWYGQHDAHWVGHYDVCARVGAARYRAQDAAELRLWARLARATGWWWAAPGRCVMAERPTAVRTEPAPAAAYGEIRLHRDDGPAVRFADGSTVHVLHGTVVPEWVVTGPTVERIHAEANIEVRRSAIERIGWGAYVEQAGLELVGTADDPGNPGFRLSLYDVPAGAWGRPGRLLLTVNGSVEPDGRRRRYGLGVPAHLDDPLDAAGWTYGVSGQQYAQLVRRT; encoded by the coding sequence GTGAGCGCCCGGGAGTTCGCGTACGAGTACGCAGACGGGTACGAGCGCGTGCGCGAGGCGTGCGCGCTGCGGGACGAGTGGCTGGCGTACGGGCTGAGCACCCGGCCGGCCGAGCGGGCGGACGCCGAGGACGCGGTCGGGGAGATCTACCGACTGCTCGGGGAGGCTCCGCCGCGCTTCGAATGGGTGGCCTCCCCCGCCGCCGCCCTCGATGCCGTACGGGACGAACCCGGCTTCCGGGGCGGGCCGTTGCGGTATACCGATCGGCCGCAGACCGCCCGCGCCTCGCCGTTGCCGGACCGGCTCGCCCGCATGGAGTCCGCTCTGCGCCACCGGCTGGGCGAGGCCGTGGCCGAGCCGTGGACGCCACCCTGGTCGCACCGCGGACCGCTGCCGCCCGGCACCGCGGCCGAGGAGGCGCTGGCCGCCGGATTGCCGGTGCAGCGGGTGCTGCGCACCGCCGTGGGGGACGCGCTGAAGGCCTCGGTCGCCGACGCCGTCCGGGCCGCCGTGCGCCACTCCGTGGGGACCGTGCCCGGACTGATGACCTGGTACGGACAGCACGACGCGCACTGGGTCGGCCATTACGACGTCTGCGCCCGGGTCGGGGCCGCCCGGTACCGGGCCCAGGACGCCGCCGAACTGCGCTTGTGGGCGCGGCTCGCCCGCGCCACCGGCTGGTGGTGGGCGGCGCCGGGCCGGTGCGTGATGGCCGAGCGGCCCACCGCCGTGCGCACGGAGCCGGCTCCCGCGGCGGCGTACGGGGAGATCCGGCTGCACCGGGACGACGGGCCCGCCGTGCGGTTCGCGGACGGCAGCACGGTGCACGTGCTGCACGGGACCGTGGTGCCGGAGTGGGTGGTGACCGGGCCGACCGTCGAGCGGATCCACGCCGAGGCCAACATCGAGGTGCGGCGCAGCGCCATCGAGCGCATCGGCTGGGGAGCGTACGTCGAGCAGGCCGGGCTGGAACTCGTCGGGACGGCCGACGATCCCGGCAATCCCGGGTTCCGGCTGAGCCTGTACGACGTACCGGCCGGGGCGTGGGGGCGGCCCGGGCGGCTGCTGCTCACCGTCAACGGCTCCGTGGAGCCGGACGGCCGGCGGCGGCGCTACGGGCTCGGGGTCCCCGCCCATCTCGACGATCCGCTCGACGCGGCCGGCTGGACGTACGGCGTGAGCGGGCAGCAGTACGCACAACTCGTGCGCAGGACATGA
- a CDS encoding ferritin-like domain-containing protein — protein sequence MSTHELYTKDPGEGVWQIPATGSARFSWEYDEGRERLLALYQKGKDKQWDGAKRISWDIEVDPYDPLGAPDEALTLYGTRHWAKLTEKDKGELRRHYASWQFSQFLHGEQGAMVCAARIVESVPDLDAKFYSATQTMDEARHAEVFGRFLHEKVGMLYPINNSLQALLGDTLRDSRWDMPYLGMQVLIEGLALAAFGMIRDTTDKPLPKQILAYVMQDEARHVAFGRMALRDYYKQLTDAERREREEFVIEGCYLMRDRLRGVEVLENFGIPKKEAEQFSEQSEFLALFRKLLFSRIVPCVKDIGLWGERLQKAYLEMGVFEMGDSNLDLLMREDEEIAEALDRVRFAAEESERVAEVEAAIADGAA from the coding sequence GTGTCGACGCACGAGCTCTACACCAAGGACCCGGGCGAGGGCGTCTGGCAGATCCCCGCCACCGGCTCGGCCCGCTTCAGCTGGGAGTACGACGAGGGCCGCGAGCGGCTCCTCGCGCTCTACCAGAAGGGCAAGGACAAGCAGTGGGACGGCGCCAAGCGCATCTCCTGGGACATCGAGGTGGACCCGTACGACCCGCTGGGCGCCCCGGACGAGGCACTGACGCTGTACGGGACGCGGCACTGGGCCAAGCTCACCGAGAAGGACAAGGGCGAGCTGCGCCGGCACTACGCCTCCTGGCAGTTCAGCCAGTTCCTGCACGGTGAACAGGGCGCGATGGTGTGCGCGGCGCGCATCGTGGAGTCGGTGCCGGACCTCGACGCGAAGTTCTACTCCGCCACGCAGACCATGGACGAGGCCCGGCACGCCGAGGTCTTCGGGCGCTTCCTGCACGAGAAGGTCGGGATGCTGTACCCGATCAACAACAGCCTCCAGGCGCTGCTGGGCGACACCCTGCGCGACTCCCGCTGGGACATGCCGTACCTGGGCATGCAGGTGCTCATCGAGGGGCTGGCGCTGGCCGCCTTCGGGATGATCCGCGACACGACCGACAAGCCGCTGCCGAAGCAGATCCTGGCGTACGTGATGCAGGACGAGGCCCGGCACGTGGCCTTCGGGCGGATGGCGCTGCGCGATTACTACAAGCAGCTCACCGACGCCGAACGGCGCGAGCGCGAGGAGTTCGTGATCGAGGGCTGCTACCTGATGCGGGACCGGCTGCGCGGGGTGGAGGTGCTGGAGAACTTCGGCATCCCGAAGAAGGAGGCGGAGCAGTTCAGCGAGCAGTCGGAGTTCCTGGCGCTCTTCCGCAAGCTGCTGTTCAGCCGGATCGTGCCCTGCGTGAAGGACATCGGACTGTGGGGCGAGCGGCTGCAGAAGGCGTACCTGGAGATGGGCGTCTTCGAGATGGGCGACTCGAATCTGGACCTGCTGATGCGCGAGGACGAGGAGATCGCCGAGGCCCTCGACCGCGTGCGGTTCGCGGCCGAGGAATCGGAGCGGGTGGCGGAGGTCGAGGCCGCCATAGCCGACGGGGCCGCCTAG